A window of Chitinophaga sp. MM2321 contains these coding sequences:
- the lipA gene encoding lipoyl synthase: protein MQELPVIAAEPATTRVKKPDWLRVKLPIGENYKQVRNLVDTHKLHTICESGNCPNMGECWGAGTATFMILGNICTRSCGFCAVATGRPEAVDHDEPQRVAEAIYLMKVKHAVITSVDRDELKDGGSIIWANTINAVRALNPQTTMETLIPDFRGQWENLQRIIDVAPEIVSHNLETVERLTKQVRIQAKYHRSLEVIRRLKAGGMRTKSGIMLGLGETKEEVIQAMQDLYDNGCDVVTLGQYLQPTPKHLPVVRFVHPDEFAELREIGYNMGLDYVESGPLVRSSYHAEKHIVSGRNKG, encoded by the coding sequence ATGCAAGAACTACCCGTTATAGCCGCCGAACCGGCGACAACAAGAGTAAAAAAGCCAGACTGGCTGCGCGTTAAATTACCCATAGGCGAGAATTATAAACAGGTGAGAAACCTGGTAGATACCCATAAATTACATACGATCTGTGAGAGTGGCAACTGTCCTAATATGGGCGAATGCTGGGGAGCCGGCACGGCTACCTTTATGATCCTGGGAAATATCTGTACCCGTAGTTGCGGATTTTGTGCCGTAGCTACCGGCCGTCCGGAAGCCGTGGATCATGATGAACCACAACGTGTGGCAGAGGCGATCTACCTGATGAAGGTGAAACACGCCGTTATAACTTCTGTAGACAGGGACGAGCTGAAAGATGGCGGTTCCATTATCTGGGCCAATACCATCAATGCAGTAAGGGCATTAAACCCTCAAACGACAATGGAAACCCTGATCCCCGATTTTCGCGGACAGTGGGAAAACCTGCAACGTATTATTGACGTGGCGCCGGAAATCGTTTCTCACAACCTGGAAACAGTAGAACGTTTAACCAAGCAGGTAAGGATCCAGGCCAAATATCACCGCAGCCTGGAAGTAATCCGCCGCTTAAAGGCAGGTGGCATGCGTACCAAGAGCGGTATCATGCTGGGCCTTGGCGAAACAAAGGAAGAAGTGATCCAGGCAATGCAGGATCTGTATGATAACGGTTGTGATGTGGTTACATTAGGGCAATATCTGCAACCTACACCCAAACACCTGCCGGTGGTACGCTTCGTTCACCCGGATGAATTTGCCGAGTTACGCGAGATAGGATACAATATGGGATTAGATTATGTAGAATCTGGCCCGTTAGTAAGATCTTCTTATCATGCAGAAAAACATATTGTCAGCGGTCGTAATAAGGGATGA
- a CDS encoding OsmC family protein, whose protein sequence is MQTAEIIYTGELRTTATHLRSATVIETDAPVDNNGKGERFSPTDLVATALGSCMLTIMGIKARDNNWAIEGTKVSIQKIMGTEPRRITGVTIVFDFPGTHNLGEKEKTVLERAALTCPVAKSVHPDLVQDVTFNW, encoded by the coding sequence ATGCAAACAGCGGAAATTATCTACACCGGCGAATTACGGACTACAGCAACCCACCTGCGATCAGCCACCGTCATTGAAACAGATGCACCGGTAGATAACAATGGAAAAGGTGAAAGATTCTCTCCTACTGACCTGGTAGCCACGGCCCTCGGCTCGTGTATGCTTACCATCATGGGCATCAAGGCAAGAGATAACAACTGGGCCATCGAAGGCACCAAAGTGAGTATTCAGAAAATAATGGGTACAGAACCACGTCGCATTACCGGCGTAACCATCGTATTTGATTTTCCCGGTACCCATAACCTGGGAGAAAAAGAAAAAACCGTCCTCGAAAGAGCAGCACTCACCTGCCCCGTCGCCAAAAGCGTACACCCGGACCTTGTACAGGATGTAACCTTCAATTGGTAA